A single Thermaerobacter sp. FW80 DNA region contains:
- the tadA gene encoding tRNA adenosine(34) deaminase TadA, which yields MSHRHADEPAPTELAGADPDVVFMEAALAEARRALDLGEVPVGAVAVHEGRVIARGHNLRERLGDPTAHAEILVLRQAAARLGNWRLEGVTLYVTLEPCPMCAGAVVLARVARLVYGAPDPKAGAAGSLMNLVQHDRLNHRVELRGGVLADASAALLRGFFRGLRG from the coding sequence ATGTCCCATCGCCATGCGGACGAACCGGCGCCAACCGAGCTCGCCGGCGCCGATCCCGACGTGGTTTTCATGGAGGCGGCCCTGGCGGAGGCGCGCCGAGCCCTGGATCTCGGCGAGGTTCCCGTCGGGGCCGTCGCGGTCCACGAAGGTCGGGTCATCGCCCGCGGCCACAACCTGCGCGAGCGCTTGGGCGATCCCACGGCCCATGCCGAGATCCTCGTGCTGCGTCAGGCGGCGGCGAGGCTCGGCAACTGGCGCCTGGAGGGGGTCACGCTCTACGTGACCCTTGAGCCGTGCCCGATGTGTGCGGGGGCCGTCGTCCTGGCCCGGGTGGCGCGGCTCGTGTACGGGGCGCCGGATCCCAAGGCCGGCGCGGCCGGCAGCTTGATGAACCTGGTGCAGCATGATAGACTGAATCACCGAGTCGAGCTGCGCGGCGGGGTGCTGGCGGACGCCAGCGCCGCGTTGCTCCGGGGCTTCTTCCGCGGGCTGCGCGGTTGA